Part of the Abyssisolibacter fermentans genome, TACCTAATCATTAACACTAATATCAATCCAAACACTACAAATCTATATTCCTGTAAAAATCTTAGTGCTTCTGGGAAAGAAATCAGTAAAGCCGATCCTAAAAACATACCTCTAATTGTACCCATACCTCCAAAGATTACTATACTTATAATCATAATAGAAGTATCAAAAGTAAAAGTATTCGGATCAATGTATCTAATCATATGAGCATAAAAGCTACCACCTAATCCAGCAAAGAATGCTGATATAATAAATGCATATACTTTAAGATTAGTTGTTTTTATACCCATGAGTGTTGCAACCAATTCATCTTCTCTGATTGCCATCAAAGCTCTGCCCATTTTTGACCTAATTATTCTGTATATAATTACAGTTGTTATAAAAACTAATACCCATACTAGATAAAATAATCCTCCATTGAGCGACGTTAACTCAATTCCGAAAAATACCGGTCTTTGTATTTTTGTTATTCCTAAAGGTCCATTAGTTAAGCTTTCCCAGTTGAGTATGACCATTCTTATAACTTCTCCAAATCCTAATGTTGCAATTGTTAAATAAGTTCCAGATAACCTAAGAGTCGGGAGCCCTAATAATAGACCAAATATACCTGCTACCAGAGCACCTAATAAAGCTGTTATAAAAAAGTTAAGCCCAAAATTCAAGCTGATAAGCGCAGATGTATATGCACCAATAGCACAGAAACCAGCATGTCCAATTGAAACTTGACCAGTATAGCCTGTAATTAAATTCAAACTTAATGAAAGAATTACATACATACCAATCATGGTTAAAATTCTTACCATAAACATTGGAAGACCAATTTTGGGAATCAGAAACATTATTAGCAATGCTGCAGCATATACAGAATATTTTACTGTTTTTTTCTTTTCTATTACATTTATTAAACTATTTATATTTCCTATGATTTTATTCTTCATATTGCGCCCCTTTACTTATACTTTAGTAATATCTTTTTTACCAAATATACCTTTTGGTCTAATAATTAGAACCAAAATAAGGATTACGAACGCTACTGCATCTCTATATCCACCGCCAAAATATGATACTGCAAAACTTTCAGATAGTCCTACTACAAGCCCTCCAATAACAGAACCATATAATACTCCTATTCCTCCTAAAACAGCAGCCGAAAACGCTTTCAATCCTGCAATGAAACCCATATTTGGATAAACAACTTGATAATATCCACTGATCAGAGTTCCAGCAATTGCAGCTGATGCACCACCTAAGAAGAAAGTAAAAGAAACTATATAATTTACGTTTATCCCCATTAGATGAGCAGCTTTTGGATTTTGTTCTACAGCTCTCATAGCTAATCCTACTTTAGTCTTTTGTATTATAACTGTTAGAATAATTAGTAATAATAGAGAAACAAGAAAAATAAATAATTGAGTTGAATTCACACTGATACTTCCCAACTTTATAATTCCATAATTAAATATTTTAGGGAACCATTTACTTTGACTTCCAAATATTATCATCAATAAATTTTGTATTATATACGAAACACCAATAGTCGTTATTAACGCTGCAATTGGTTTTGATTTTTTTTCTCTTAAAGGCTTTAAACTAAGTTTGTCAATTAGTATTCCAAGAAAGCCAGTCGCAATTATACTAATTAGTAATGCAGGAAATATTCCCCATTGCATTGAAACTGCAACTACAAGAGCTATATGGGCACCAAATGCATAAACTGAGCCATGAGAAAAATTTACCAATCTTAATATACCGAAAACTAGTGAGTATCCTACAGCTATTAGTGCATAAACCATTCCCAAAGTTAATCCGTCAAATATCTGTTGAAACAGCAAAGTATCCCCACCCTTCGGTTTTTTCAATCATCCTATTTTGATACCTCAACGAAAGCACCGTTTTCAACTTTTAACCAAGCAAATGTTTTTTGTGCATCTCCTTTTTCATTAAATGTTGTTTGACCTGTTACTCCCGGATATGAAATTTTATATAATTCATCTTTAATAGCAGATCTATCTATTGAGCTAGTATTCTCAATTGCAGATAAGATAATGCCAGCTGAATCATATGCTTGAGCTGTTAAACTACTAGGTGCTGAACCATATTTAGCTTCATAAGCTTCAACAAAATTCTTAATGTTTTCATTTTCACTACCATGGAAGAATATTGCTGGTAAATAAACACCTTCAACATATTCTTTACCAAGATTAATTAATTCTTGACTATAAGCATTTGAAAATCCAACAAAGTTTATTTCAGGATTTACCGCTTTGTACTGAGTTGCAAAAGGAGCAAGAACATTATACATTCCAACCACTATTACAACATCCGGCTTAGCTTCATTAAATGCAGTAACAACTGGACTGAAATCAACTGTTCCATCAATTATTTCTTGATGCTCAACTACTTTTACACCTTCGTAATCATTTGCAATTTCCTTAACTATACCTGCAGTTGCTGTTCCCCAGTCAGTTTTTACTGATAATATACCAATATTTTTAGCATTTAGTGCTTTTACTGCAATTTCAATTGCTTCTTTAGCTTCTACATTTATTACTGTATTATTTCTGAAGATATAATCGCCTTCACTTGAATAATCCGGATGTGAAGCAGATGGAGATATTTCTACTATACCAGCTTCTTGATAAGTTGGAGAAGCCGCCATACAAACACCACTCGCAAAGTGACCAACAACTCCTGCTATATCAGAATCCCCAATGATTTTCTCTGCTATTGTAGCTGCTTCTTCACCATTGTTTTTGTCATCGTATACTACTACTTCAACTTTTTTATCAAGTACTCCACCTTTCGAATTCCATTGTTCAACCATTAATTCAACAGCATTTTTAAATCCAGTACCATATTCAGCAAAATCTCCTGTTAAAGGTGCAGCTATTGCTAATTTAACTACTTCACTTTCTTTTGGTGTACACCCGCTAAACAAAGATACTACCATTAAGACTGTAAGCAAAACAACAATTATTTTCTTCAAACTTCTCAGCTCCTTTTTAGATTTTTATTGGTATCTTATAGTATTTAATGAATATATATCAATACTACCATGATGATAACTAAATATATTTAATACTATAGTATCATTTTGATAATTTCGATATATTTTTATCTCATTTTAATAATATCATTAGATATTAGTCCTTGTAAAGGTTTTCTTGCTATCATTTTGATAATTTTTTCTTTAGATAATCTGTAATAATTATACTTATATTTTAATTTTAAATTTATTTATACAATATTCATTCCCTTATTATTGAAAAATATTTATATGAATTTCTATCTAAAGCTCTGTATTTGAGGAAACAAAATCTTCAATTATAAATATATTCAATGTATATTTTGCCCTCAACATAATGAAAATTATATTTATTCACTATTTTAAAGTTAATGATTTCCTATTATATAAAAAGGGGGTGTCTCAAAAAACATTTTGAAACAACCCCTCTCAAATTTCTTTTAATATTCTATCCAGATTATTTAGCGCATAAAGACCCCCACTTTTATAAGCTGACTTCTAATCAAGTGAAGTACATTCCCCTATGCTTTGCATAAAGCTAAGCATCAATGGCAAAAGAAACAACATAATATAACATTCCTTCTCAAAAGCGTCGAAGTAATTATATATTTTTTAAAATAAAGTCTTTTAGCATTTGCAATTGACACAATTCCAACAACCCAAAGGTAAGAATTATTAAATATTTTACATCAAACAGGTATGACATAATAACTAATATAGTCACACTAAACCACAATAAAATTTCATTATAATTCATCACAAATTTATTTTTCATAACAACTATTCACTTTCTAGAATAACATTATCCTTTACCATCTCAGCAATAAAATTACTAACATCCTTCTTTATAACTTCTTTATCTTCATCATATTGTTCTAATATTTTATTTGATAATTCATCAATAGTAATTTCTCCGTTTAAACTATTCCAAACTAATAATGCCAATTCATTCAATTCAAAACATTGATTACCTCCAAATAAAATGTTTCGTTTATTTATCGTTCTTACTCTATAAACAATATTTCGTTTATATAAAATATTTTTCATTTTACATCTCCCCATCTTGTCCAATTTTGTTTATTATTTCATTTGAAAAATCAATTATTTTTTCAGCATTAATTCTAAGACTCTTTTCATTGTCTAGCTTTTCTTCAAAATATAAATTTTTAAACTTTCTATATACTTTACAAGCTTCTTCATCATGCTCTGCCAAATTTTTGAGTTTTATTGGAATCCATTTATCTCTATCAAGAGACGTTTTCATATAAAAGATATATGCTTTCATTGTTTCAAGTAATATACTTCTTGCTACGTTAACAGCAACTTCAAATTGTTTATTTTCAATATTACCTATCACATCTTCATAATTTATGTCAACATTATTAATTGATATCCTGGTCATAAGCTTAAAATAATTTTTTTGATTAAAACCAGTTTTAACTTCATTAAATCCATCTTCATTCCAAATAGGAATACCATTTAAAAATCTATGTATAAATGAAGTGAATTTGAATAAATCAAAGCCTTTAGGCATTTTTAAAATATTAAATGTTCTTATATTATCACTAAAATTATATATATTAAGTTGATTCATTAAATCCAATACAACTGGTTTTGAATATATTTCAATATCGATGCTTACTCCATATAGTCTTTTAAATTGAGTTTTTATATGAGCTCTATCATAGTCTAATAGTGATTTATTAATTTCATTTATATTACCTGATAATATAAATACATCTATATCTGATAATTTGTTGCCCATTCCTTTTGAAAGCTTATTATTCATCCCTTCTATTAATGACCCGCTCAAAAAAATAATATCTTCCTTTTTATAATTTAATATTTTTAAAATATCTTTTTTCTCAATTGTAATATTTCTTTGTTTGATTTCAATAATATCCTCCATAAAATCACCTCTTTTTTTGATATTTCAAGAACAGACAAACAATAAAGTTTGTCTGTTCAAAATAAAAGTTACCTCATAATGCATACGTCTGATGCTAAAGCTGCTGGAAGCGTTATTCTTTGAGCTTTTGGAGCTTCATATTTTTTCATAATTTCACCTCCTCATTTATATTGTATTATCAAAGATATTAATAATCTTTGATGCTACCCATTTACTAATTTCAGTATATAAAATTTACTCTCTTATGCTGCATATAAATCTAATCATTACTTATACTTTGACATTGTAATGATAGCTGTTCACAATAAGGATATGGTGATAATATATCTCCGCCAATAGAAGCAGATATTGATCTGCATGAACCTCTGCATTTTTCCCAGAATTCACAGGTTGAACAAATTCCTTTGAATTGTTCTTGTTTTAATTCTCTAATAGTTATAAAGTGTTTACTGTTCCATAACTCCTCTAAAGAATTTTCTTTAATGTTTCCTGCAATAAAATCTCTTCTAGCAAATGTAAGTGGAGCACAAGAAGTAACATCTCCATTTGGCATTATTTCACATCTTGATACTCCCCAACCACAACCTTTTTGGTATTTTCCTGAAAGCCTAGGAGGTAACTCTATTGTAAGATGTGAGTATTTTTGAAGTAATCTCTCCTTAAGTTTAAGTAGTTCATCAACCTTAAACAGCGGTAATTCTTTTGCGTTTCCTGTCCTACTATGTCCTAAAAATACACGGTTAATTATACCTAGGCTTTGAGTAAAATCAAAAATTTGTTCTACATTACCAACATTAATTTGTGTAATTACAGTTTGAGCTTTTACTTTGAAACCATGCTTAACTAATAGTTTAAGCTTATCTTTTACTATGTCTGCACTCAGATTATCACGCATTTTTTCTCCATCATAACTAACCTTAAAAGATATTTTATCAGGTTTAGGAATCTTTATAAGCATATTTTCATCTATTAATGTCCCATTAGTTTCTATTGACACTTTCAAATCAAGTTCCATACAAAATGCAATTAAATCATATATATTTTCATGAACTAATGGCTCTCCTCCAGTAAAAGTAACTATTTCACATCCTAAATCTACAGCTTGAGTAATAATTGATTTTACTGTTTGAAAATCCAGCTCATATTTTTCAGTAAACCAATCTGCTGCATAACAATGGAGACAATTCAAATTGCACCTAGAAGTTAAACGAACATGCAAATCTTTAATTTCATACAATATTATTTCCCCCTCTTTTATCTCCATCGGTTTGGAGATATTTTTTGGCTTTCAGCATCAATAAGTTTATTAGTAATTTCCTCAAGCTTATCTTCTAAATAAAGATCTGCTATTTTAATCATTGCTTTTTCTGCTATTTTATATCTTGTATTGCAGTATTCATCATTAATAAATATTTCATTATTATTATAAAACGCAGCACTTCCCTTACATCCTCCTGCGCAAAGTCCTAATATCCAGCAACTTTTACAAGGTTCATAATTTGCTTTACTTGATTCAATGCACTTATTTATTAATTCTTTATCAATATTTTCTTTATATATATTGCCTATCTTATACTGCTCGTTATAAACAAAGTGTGTACAAGGGTATATATCACCTTCTGGAGTAATTGATGCAAACCTACCAAAATCGCAGAAATTTTTCTTTACCTTTCTTTGAATAAGATTTAGGAGCATTTCACTGAAGAATTTACTTTCTATCCTCATATCACCAAACTTCTTCTCAACAAAATAATCAAAACAATCACATAATGTGCTAATTGCTATATTTTCAGATTCTTCATCTATTTTATACTCCAAATTATCTGTCATTACAGGTCTATACGAAATATCTTCAATACCTAATTCTTCATATATATATTTAAAAATTTTGAACAAATCTATATTTTTCTTTGTGTAAACAATCCTTGCACATAAATAATTAGCTGATTTTTTAAACTTTGGAATGTTTGATAAAACTGTTTCGAAGCTTCCTGTTCCATCTGGGTAGGTTCTTTGAAGATCGTGATAATCTTTTGGACCATCTATAGTTACCATCACGTGAAATTTATGTTTTTTTAACATATTTTCTATCTCATCATTCATTATAGTTGCATTAGTAACACAACCATATTCAAAATTAATATTTGGGAATTCTTCTTCTATATAGTTAATCATACTTTCAATTGTCTTATAATTTAAAAATGGCTCTCCACCAAAGAATTCAATGGTTAATTTCTTTATTTCTGGGTCTAAGCTCAAAACATATTCTATAGCTTTAACAGCAGTCTCAAAGGACATTAATTGTGATTTACCACCATAATTTCCTCCCTCTGCATAACAATAACCACACCTTAAATTGCAATCATGTGATATATGGAGAAATATTTTGCGTAATTTATTATTACTAGAATCTTGTTTACATGCTTGGCTGCTCTCACTTTTATAGATTATTAATCCATTGTTCAATAAGCTAGCTAATTGCTCCAAAGGTATATTATAATTTTTATCATTCTTCAACTGTTCTAAAATACTCAAGGTTTTTTGATCAACTAAAAGCAACTTTAAAGAATCCTTTTGAAAAATTATTTTCATGTCTGATTTGTAATCAATAACACTAAATTCAGGCACTGATATATCTGAATTTACATTTATTTCATCACGTTCTTTTCCAATAAAATTAATTGGTTTAATATACAAATTATTCATAATATCACATTCCCCATTCAAATTTGTTTAGCAATTCTTTCCCAACTAAAAGCATCCATGTGTCCAAAGTGCCCCTTTATAACTGTGTCAGCATATATTGGCTTCTTTAATTGAAGTTCTTTTATCACACTATATATTCTAAGATCAAAATTGTTTTTAACTATCTCAATCATTTTTGTTATTGGAATTTTCTCAGTTCCAAAACAGTTGATAGAAATGTCTATTGGTCTTGATACCCCAATTGCATATAATATTTCTACTTCACATTCTTGTGCGTAGCCAAAGTGAACCAAATGCTTTGCTATCCATCGACATAAATATGCACCTGAACGGTCACATTTACTTGGATCTTTTCCAGAAAAAGCACCACCACCATGTCTTGCACGTCCACCATATGTGTCAACCATCAACTTACGTCCTGTTAGTCCTGTATCTGCCATTGGACCTCCTATAGAAAACCTGCCTGATGGATTAATAAAAATTTTAGTATCTGGAGTAATTAAATAGCTGTATTCATTTTCATTTATTACTAAATTCAATATTTCTTTTTCTATTTGTTCATTAGATACAGTTTCTATATGTTGAACTGATAAAACTATCTGTTCAATGCTTTTTGGTTTGCCATTTTCATATAATAATGTAACTAAAGATTTTGCTACTGGACGTAAATATTGTAAGATATTTTTATCGTGCAAATACTCAATCCTATTAATTAAACTTCTAGCTATCATATGTGCCAAAGGTATAAGCTCTTTAGTTTCATTGCAAGCATATCCAATTACTATCCCTTGATCTCCAGCACCAATCATATCTGCTTCTTCCTTTGCGTTTCCATTTCTAAATTCATAACTGTTTTTTATTGAGTTATCAATATCTCTTGATTGTTTATTCAAATTAAATATAATTTTAGAATCTTCTAAATTAAAACCTGATTCATCCCTGTCATATCCACATATCTTTAATGCATTTTTAATAGAACCCTCATAAGAAATTTGATTTGCTGATGAATTTATCTCTCCTGCTACAACTATTAGATTGTTACTTATAAGTGTCTCACATGCAATATGACAATTTGCATCAACTTTTATGAATTCATCAAGAAGGGTATCCGAAATTAAATCTGCAAGCTTGTCCGGATGTCCTTTAGATACATATTCAGCTGAATATAATCGCCTCATTACCTAACTCCTTTCCATTTATCTCAATAACTAAAAATCAAATGTTCACCAAAGGTATTATATTTTTGCAATGGAAGCTTTAAATTATCTTCATCTATATTTCCGTAAATAAGTTTTCTCATCTTCTTATCTGGTTTAAAATATGTTTGTTTTTCTAAGATATTTGCTCCTCTCGTGTACTCAAAGAGCTTCCATATACACCACTCTAGTGCATATTTACTGTGAAAACAAATTCTATAATCAGGAGCCATTATTTCATCATTTTGAAGAAAGGCATTATATACACAACCTCCACCACAAAGACTAATAGCCTCGCAATTAGAACATTGATTAAAACTAAACTGCGTCCTATGACTCCATTGATTAAATATATCTTTACTATTAATATCTTCATTTATATAAGTCTTATAATCTATGCAATATTCATTAACCGCGACAAAGTGTGAACAAGTCCCTATTCTTCCATTTGGATATACTCTTAAAGCACCTCCACATGTAGGACATTCCTTCAAACGATGTTTTTGCTCAACAAAAGGTCTAATCCTTCTCATTACTTGTGGAAGAGAAATTCCTTTTTGGCGTGCAACTTCAAAGGCTTTTAAACCTTGTTCAATATACTTGTTAAAAAAAATTTCCTTTGAATATTTATCATTAATTTCAAGTGGGTTTAATCCAACATTCAAGGGATCAAATTCCTCTATAAAGAAATCTATAATTTCTGGCAAATAATCAACATTATGTTCTCCTACAGCAGTAGAAATACCAAATTTTATTCCTTCATTCTTTAATAATTCACAGTTTTTCCTTATTTTCTTGTATGTTCCTTTTCCTGCTTTATTTACTCTGGCTTTATCATGTATTTCCTCCCATCCATCAATTGATATTATAGGAGTAATATCATATTGTTTTATAAACCTTACTACCCTATCGTTAATTAACGTACCATTTGTAAAAATTGTAATATCAGTCGGACTTAATTGGTTTTTCAAATCAATTTCTCGTATATATTTAGCCAGTTCTTCAACTAAATCTGAATTTTGTAGTACCTCTGTGCCAAATAACACAATAGTTTTACTTTCATTATCAATTTCACTTGTTAGAAATTTGTTTATGAGACCTTTACCAACAGTTTCATCCATTACTTGACCAACAAAATTCTTTGGAAGCTTATTAATATATCTACAATATTCACAAGCTAAATTACACTGTTCATTTATTATCATAAATAATGTTTTTATATTCGGCTTTAAATAGCTTTGTATTTTTTTTAATGCTTCTTTATAATAATCATTATTTGTTGTAAATTCTTTTGGAAGCTGCTTGCATATTTCCTCTGACGGTTTGTTACCTGATAACCAATTATTTTTTAAATATATCAAATCCATAGTTATTGAATTATACAAACAAGAATACTGACCTTTAGTAAAAATGTGAACATCCTTATTTATCATTTTGACACCTTCTAACCCTTTTAATTTTTCTATTAAAATTCTCAGCAATGACATTAAATTGTTTTACAATGTCATTATACTCAAACTGAAGATGGTTGTTTTTCATAAGCCATTCGCCCCCAACTACTACGTCTTTAATTGCTTGTGTACTACTGCTAAAAATTAAATTTTCAACTATATTAACCCTTGGCTGCAAATTTAATATATCACCATCAAATATTAAAAAATCAGCAAAATTACCTTCTTTAATACTTCCTATACTTTGATTTCCTAACACTGTAGCAGCATCTGTTGAAATTAAATCTAATAATTTTTGAGCGGATAAGCTATATTCATATTTTTGACGAACTAGAAAATAAGCAATTCTAGCATTTATAAGTAAGTCGTATGAATTATTTGTTGCTATCCCATCTGTCCCAATGCATATATCAATTTTATTTTCTAGCAACAATGGTATATTAGGTATATCAGAGCCAAGCTTAACATTAGATACAGGACAAACA contains:
- a CDS encoding branched-chain amino acid ABC transporter permease, whose translation is MKNKIIGNINSLINVIEKKKTVKYSVYAAALLIMFLIPKIGLPMFMVRILTMIGMYVILSLSLNLITGYTGQVSIGHAGFCAIGAYTSALISLNFGLNFFITALLGALVAGIFGLLLGLPTLRLSGTYLTIATLGFGEVIRMVILNWESLTNGPLGITKIQRPVFFGIELTSLNGGLFYLVWVLVFITTVIIYRIIRSKMGRALMAIREDELVATLMGIKTTNLKVYAFIISAFFAGLGGSFYAHMIRYIDPNTFTFDTSIMIISIVIFGGMGTIRGMFLGSALLISFPEALRFLQEYRFVVFGLILVLMIRYRPQGILGGQSKRDYKMPEGVNLDSIMKEG
- a CDS encoding branched-chain amino acid ABC transporter permease; the encoded protein is MKKPKGGDTLLFQQIFDGLTLGMVYALIAVGYSLVFGILRLVNFSHGSVYAFGAHIALVVAVSMQWGIFPALLISIIATGFLGILIDKLSLKPLREKKSKPIAALITTIGVSYIIQNLLMIIFGSQSKWFPKIFNYGIIKLGSISVNSTQLFIFLVSLLLLIILTVIIQKTKVGLAMRAVEQNPKAAHLMGINVNYIVSFTFFLGGASAAIAGTLISGYYQVVYPNMGFIAGLKAFSAAVLGGIGVLYGSVIGGLVVGLSESFAVSYFGGGYRDAVAFVILILVLIIRPKGIFGKKDITKV
- a CDS encoding ABC transporter substrate-binding protein — protein: MKKIIVVLLTVLMVVSLFSGCTPKESEVVKLAIAAPLTGDFAEYGTGFKNAVELMVEQWNSKGGVLDKKVEVVVYDDKNNGEEAATIAEKIIGDSDIAGVVGHFASGVCMAASPTYQEAGIVEISPSASHPDYSSEGDYIFRNNTVINVEAKEAIEIAVKALNAKNIGILSVKTDWGTATAGIVKEIANDYEGVKVVEHQEIIDGTVDFSPVVTAFNEAKPDVVIVVGMYNVLAPFATQYKAVNPEINFVGFSNAYSQELINLGKEYVEGVYLPAIFFHGSENENIKNFVEAYEAKYGSAPSSLTAQAYDSAGIILSAIENTSSIDRSAIKDELYKISYPGVTGQTTFNEKGDAQKTFAWLKVENGAFVEVSK
- a CDS encoding PqqD family protein: MKNILYKRNIVYRVRTINKRNILFGGNQCFELNELALLVWNSLNGEITIDELSNKILEQYDEDKEVIKKDVSNFIAEMVKDNVILESE
- a CDS encoding radical SAM/SPASM domain-containing protein — encoded protein: MYEIKDLHVRLTSRCNLNCLHCYAADWFTEKYELDFQTVKSIITQAVDLGCEIVTFTGGEPLVHENIYDLIAFCMELDLKVSIETNGTLIDENMLIKIPKPDKISFKVSYDGEKMRDNLSADIVKDKLKLLVKHGFKVKAQTVITQINVGNVEQIFDFTQSLGIINRVFLGHSRTGNAKELPLFKVDELLKLKERLLQKYSHLTIELPPRLSGKYQKGCGWGVSRCEIMPNGDVTSCAPLTFARRDFIAGNIKENSLEELWNSKHFITIRELKQEQFKGICSTCEFWEKCRGSCRSISASIGGDILSPYPYCEQLSLQCQSISND
- a CDS encoding radical SAM/SPASM domain-containing protein, with product MNNLYIKPINFIGKERDEINVNSDISVPEFSVIDYKSDMKIIFQKDSLKLLLVDQKTLSILEQLKNDKNYNIPLEQLASLLNNGLIIYKSESSQACKQDSSNNKLRKIFLHISHDCNLRCGYCYAEGGNYGGKSQLMSFETAVKAIEYVLSLDPEIKKLTIEFFGGEPFLNYKTIESMINYIEEEFPNINFEYGCVTNATIMNDEIENMLKKHKFHVMVTIDGPKDYHDLQRTYPDGTGSFETVLSNIPKFKKSANYLCARIVYTKKNIDLFKIFKYIYEELGIEDISYRPVMTDNLEYKIDEESENIAISTLCDCFDYFVEKKFGDMRIESKFFSEMLLNLIQRKVKKNFCDFGRFASITPEGDIYPCTHFVYNEQYKIGNIYKENIDKELINKCIESSKANYEPCKSCWILGLCAGGCKGSAAFYNNNEIFINDEYCNTRYKIAEKAMIKIADLYLEDKLEEITNKLIDAESQKISPNRWR
- the metK gene encoding methionine adenosyltransferase: MRRLYSAEYVSKGHPDKLADLISDTLLDEFIKVDANCHIACETLISNNLIVVAGEINSSANQISYEGSIKNALKICGYDRDESGFNLEDSKIIFNLNKQSRDIDNSIKNSYEFRNGNAKEEADMIGAGDQGIVIGYACNETKELIPLAHMIARSLINRIEYLHDKNILQYLRPVAKSLVTLLYENGKPKSIEQIVLSVQHIETVSNEQIEKEILNLVINENEYSYLITPDTKIFINPSGRFSIGGPMADTGLTGRKLMVDTYGGRARHGGGAFSGKDPSKCDRSGAYLCRWIAKHLVHFGYAQECEVEILYAIGVSRPIDISINCFGTEKIPITKMIEIVKNNFDLRIYSVIKELQLKKPIYADTVIKGHFGHMDAFSWERIAKQI
- a CDS encoding radical SAM/SPASM domain-containing protein, which translates into the protein MINKDVHIFTKGQYSCLYNSITMDLIYLKNNWLSGNKPSEEICKQLPKEFTTNNDYYKEALKKIQSYLKPNIKTLFMIINEQCNLACEYCRYINKLPKNFVGQVMDETVGKGLINKFLTSEIDNESKTIVLFGTEVLQNSDLVEELAKYIREIDLKNQLSPTDITIFTNGTLINDRVVRFIKQYDITPIISIDGWEEIHDKARVNKAGKGTYKKIRKNCELLKNEGIKFGISTAVGEHNVDYLPEIIDFFIEEFDPLNVGLNPLEINDKYSKEIFFNKYIEQGLKAFEVARQKGISLPQVMRRIRPFVEQKHRLKECPTCGGALRVYPNGRIGTCSHFVAVNEYCIDYKTYINEDINSKDIFNQWSHRTQFSFNQCSNCEAISLCGGGCVYNAFLQNDEIMAPDYRICFHSKYALEWCIWKLFEYTRGANILEKQTYFKPDKKMRKLIYGNIDEDNLKLPLQKYNTFGEHLIFSY